From Hymenobacter volaticus, the proteins below share one genomic window:
- a CDS encoding c-type cytochrome, with product MKKSILFFAVGVVLAACGSESKSNSANEPSMQAASSDELKSDSASATNLSAVAHQPQVDTNVTKIGTEHAGGIVAKGAKLITSSDCTSCHKERDRLVGPAYTAVAEKYPSTDANITMLANKIIQGGKGNWGEIPMTPHPDLAVADAKEMAKYILSLK from the coding sequence ATGAAAAAGTCCATTCTGTTTTTTGCTGTAGGTGTCGTGCTCGCTGCTTGCGGATCGGAGTCCAAAAGCAATAGCGCCAACGAACCCAGCATGCAGGCCGCGTCGTCCGACGAATTGAAAAGTGACAGCGCTTCGGCTACCAACCTCTCGGCCGTGGCCCACCAGCCACAAGTTGACACCAACGTTACCAAGATTGGCACCGAGCATGCTGGCGGCATCGTGGCCAAGGGTGCCAAGCTCATTACCTCATCGGACTGCACGAGCTGCCACAAAGAGCGCGACAGACTGGTTGGGCCTGCATACACGGCTGTTGCCGAAAAATACCCCTCCACTGATGCCAACATTACTATGCTGGCCAATAAGATCATCCAGGGTGGGAAAGGCAATTGGGGCGAGATTCCGATGACTCCGCATCCAGATTTAGCAGTTGCCGA
- a CDS encoding thioredoxin family protein — protein MRYWLGILFLLSTVLAEAQNGSIAFVSGNWADVLAQAKKEHRSIFLYAGSPSCHYCVPMETEVFPVPVVSSYYSSTFLSHKINVDEGEGTILAKRYDIKRLPSYLYFDADGKLLHMSNGFKSPAAFVQDGKDAFDPRKAFFTLKERYDKGDRSPDFLYTFGTAPALTDKNTLFEEVNGAYFQTLKPETLTSDKNQEYIFGTYTSFNAPATQYFLTHASSFVPKFGKAEVSKKIRYIVGRAAGEIGERNDLSALKSLQQAIARTKVTDAPQWKELAYIQYLLGKQQRDWLAYTNAVQAYGKQYAAQDNFTLYEATAYVTAFVEDKKILAQADPIIKQALAAEPSYLNLCTRAKLLHKIGNKQEALLVVNEALAKAAKDQRNSTEATELLSEINK, from the coding sequence ATGCGCTACTGGCTCGGAATCCTTTTTTTATTAAGCACTGTCCTGGCAGAGGCCCAAAACGGGTCGATTGCCTTCGTGAGTGGTAACTGGGCTGATGTATTAGCCCAAGCGAAGAAAGAGCACCGCAGTATTTTCTTGTATGCTGGCTCGCCGAGTTGTCATTACTGCGTGCCCATGGAAACCGAAGTTTTCCCTGTGCCAGTGGTAAGCAGCTATTACTCTTCCACCTTTCTAAGCCACAAAATAAACGTGGATGAAGGGGAGGGAACTATACTAGCTAAGCGGTACGACATCAAGAGATTGCCTTCATATCTGTACTTTGATGCCGACGGAAAATTGCTGCACATGAGCAATGGCTTTAAGTCGCCGGCTGCCTTTGTTCAGGATGGCAAAGATGCTTTCGACCCGAGAAAGGCCTTTTTCACGCTTAAGGAGCGCTATGATAAAGGAGACCGAAGCCCCGACTTCTTGTACACCTTTGGTACCGCGCCTGCCTTAACAGATAAAAATACGTTGTTCGAGGAAGTGAACGGGGCCTATTTCCAGACTTTAAAGCCTGAAACCCTAACTTCGGACAAAAATCAGGAATATATTTTCGGCACCTACACCAGCTTCAACGCCCCGGCAACGCAGTACTTTCTAACTCACGCATCATCGTTTGTGCCCAAGTTTGGCAAGGCTGAGGTGAGCAAGAAAATTCGATACATCGTTGGCAGGGCAGCAGGGGAAATAGGTGAGCGAAATGATCTATCGGCTCTTAAGTCACTACAGCAAGCTATTGCTCGCACTAAGGTAACAGACGCTCCTCAGTGGAAAGAGTTGGCTTACATTCAGTACTTGCTTGGGAAGCAGCAGCGGGATTGGTTGGCTTATACGAATGCGGTTCAGGCCTACGGAAAGCAATATGCGGCGCAGGACAACTTCACACTTTATGAAGCAACAGCGTACGTCACGGCTTTTGTGGAAGACAAAAAGATCTTGGCGCAAGCTGATCCTATAATCAAGCAAGCCTTGGCTGCGGAACCAAGCTACTTGAATCTTTGCACGCGGGCTAAGTTGCTGCACAAAATCGGCAATAAGCAAGAGGCACTGCTTGTGGTAAATGAAGCCTTAGCTAAGGCCGCTAAGGACCAGAGAAATAGCACGGAAGCAACAGAACTACTGTCTGAAATCAACAAGTAA
- a CDS encoding nucleoside permease, translating to MSPTIRFKLSLMMFLEFFIWGAWFVTLGTYLLQNLHTTGTQVGVAVLTQSIGAIVAPFIIGLIADRFFSAQKILGVLHLAGAALLWRASMAADFSSFYPSILTYMILYMPTLALVNSISFRQMQNPQKEFAMIRVLGTLGWIIAGLTIGWLHWEQKDASGLTSLGLTFKMAAVASAILGVFSFTLPPTPPIKKEGKSSIGDMLGLEAIGLLKNRSYLIFFLASVAICVPLSFYYGFTNPFLNESGMKSAAGIQSLGQVSEVLFMLLIPVFFVRLGVKKMLAIGMLAWVIRYLFFAYGNGESSYWMLVVGIVLHGICYDFFFVTGQIYTDNLAGEQSKSAAQGFITLATYGVGMLLGSLLSGQIVDAHKTSDTLHDWQTIWLIPAAIAAGVLVVFLLLFRDKNAPVPAEEISYAEANARLEV from the coding sequence ATGAGTCCTACCATTCGCTTTAAATTGTCCCTGATGATGTTCCTGGAGTTTTTCATCTGGGGCGCCTGGTTTGTAACGTTGGGCACGTACTTGCTGCAAAACCTGCATACCACCGGCACGCAAGTCGGAGTGGCGGTGCTCACGCAGTCGATTGGGGCTATTGTCGCGCCTTTCATTATCGGGCTGATTGCCGACCGGTTCTTCTCGGCTCAAAAGATCTTAGGGGTACTGCACCTGGCTGGAGCGGCCCTGCTCTGGCGGGCTTCAATGGCCGCTGATTTCAGCAGTTTCTACCCCAGCATCCTTACTTACATGATTCTGTACATGCCTACGCTAGCTTTGGTGAATTCCATTTCCTTCCGGCAGATGCAGAACCCGCAGAAGGAATTTGCTATGATCCGGGTACTAGGTACCCTGGGCTGGATTATCGCCGGCCTTACTATTGGTTGGCTGCATTGGGAGCAAAAAGACGCTAGCGGCCTAACCTCTTTGGGGCTTACGTTTAAAATGGCCGCTGTTGCCTCGGCAATACTTGGTGTATTCAGCTTCACCTTGCCTCCCACGCCGCCAATCAAGAAAGAAGGCAAAAGCAGCATCGGCGACATGCTAGGCCTAGAAGCCATTGGGCTGTTAAAAAACCGCTCGTATCTGATTTTCTTTCTGGCTTCGGTAGCTATCTGTGTGCCTCTCTCTTTTTACTACGGCTTCACCAATCCCTTTCTCAATGAGTCCGGCATGAAATCAGCAGCTGGTATTCAAAGCTTGGGGCAAGTATCAGAAGTGTTGTTTATGCTGCTAATTCCCGTGTTCTTCGTTCGCTTGGGCGTCAAGAAGATGCTGGCCATCGGTATGTTGGCGTGGGTGATTCGCTACTTGTTCTTTGCCTATGGCAACGGCGAATCCTCGTATTGGATGCTGGTTGTAGGCATCGTGTTGCACGGCATCTGCTATGACTTCTTCTTCGTAACGGGCCAGATTTACACCGACAACCTAGCGGGCGAGCAGTCAAAAAGCGCTGCCCAAGGTTTTATCACCCTTGCCACCTATGGCGTGGGCATGCTGCTCGGCTCGTTGCTCTCGGGGCAAATTGTGGATGCACACAAAACCAGCGACACCCTGCACGACTGGCAAACCATTTGGCTGATTCCAGCAGCTATAGCGGCGGGAGTATTGGTAGTATTCCTGCTACTGTTCCGCGATAAAAACGCCCCCGTACCCGCCGAAGAAATCAGCTACGCCGAGGCCAATGCCCGCCTCGAGGTATAA
- a CDS encoding glycoside hydrolase family 65 protein has translation MPITKFSRLSSYLCILALLLTAAKPAAAQAPDAWRITADKVDPAAYYGVTVANGMLGIVSSPEPFQVKAVVLAGAYDQYGRGRVSNFLNSFNLLHMYLEVDGRRLSGKDVTNFRQQLDMRHASLTTTFDYADKATITYTHYALRHLPFTGLMEVSVTAKKDVSLTAASVMDAPDALRDVQNYYNEIDRPHATLSLLTSSGRSATGKLQLCASTSFLFDEPHGQEPRVIHEMWDSNMHLMKFGKALKAGQSYTYAVAGSSITSAHHADPLNEAERLTIFARLEGKQRLLAFHAKAWDELWKSDIQITGDAQAQQDVHSMLYHLYSFSCAGTDYSPSPMGLSGLGYNGHVFWDSDLWMYPALLVMHPEIAKSLIEYRFRRLAPARNNAFAHGYQGAMYPWESADSGVEETPVWALSGPFEHHITADVALAAWQYYCVTQDKAWLREKGWPILSATADFWASRVERNGPGHYDIKNVVAADEWAENVDNNAFTNAAAQVNLRNATAAAKLLGLPANPDWQHVAQNIPLLHFPDGVTQEHATYKGEGIKQGDVNLLAYPLNVVTASAQIKKDLTYYETRVPNEGTPAMTQAIFALLYARLGDGDKARHFFQDSYQPNLLPPFRVIAETKGGTNPYFATGAGGVLQAVLMGFGGLDITPNGIRQVKTSLPKGWQSVKITGVGTQQKTYSVTR, from the coding sequence ATGCCAATTACCAAATTTTCCCGATTAAGCTCTTACCTCTGCATCTTGGCGTTGCTACTAACGGCTGCAAAACCGGCTGCCGCTCAGGCACCCGACGCCTGGCGTATCACGGCCGACAAGGTTGACCCAGCGGCTTATTACGGCGTAACGGTTGCCAACGGTATGTTGGGTATCGTCTCGTCGCCGGAGCCGTTTCAAGTGAAAGCAGTGGTGCTGGCCGGAGCTTATGACCAATACGGGCGGGGGCGGGTCAGTAACTTTCTCAACAGTTTCAACCTACTGCACATGTACCTGGAGGTGGATGGCAGGCGTCTCTCTGGCAAAGACGTTACCAACTTCCGGCAACAGCTGGACATGCGCCATGCCTCCCTGACAACCACGTTCGACTATGCCGACAAGGCCACTATCACCTACACGCACTATGCGTTGCGTCACCTGCCATTCACTGGGCTGATGGAAGTATCGGTGACGGCAAAAAAAGACGTAAGCCTCACGGCTGCTAGCGTAATGGACGCTCCAGACGCGCTACGTGACGTACAGAACTATTACAACGAAATCGACCGGCCGCACGCCACGCTCAGCTTGCTCACATCCTCGGGCCGGAGCGCAACCGGCAAGCTGCAACTATGCGCCTCCACCAGTTTCCTGTTCGACGAGCCGCACGGTCAGGAACCACGGGTGATTCACGAAATGTGGGACAGCAACATGCACCTAATGAAGTTCGGCAAGGCGCTGAAGGCCGGACAGAGTTACACCTACGCGGTGGCAGGTTCGTCCATCACCTCGGCGCACCACGCCGATCCGCTCAATGAAGCCGAGCGCCTAACCATTTTCGCCCGGCTCGAAGGCAAGCAGCGCCTGTTGGCTTTCCACGCCAAGGCTTGGGACGAACTTTGGAAAAGCGACATACAAATAACCGGCGATGCGCAGGCCCAGCAAGACGTACACAGCATGCTATATCACCTCTATAGCTTCTCCTGCGCCGGCACCGACTATTCCCCCTCCCCTATGGGTTTATCAGGGTTGGGCTACAACGGGCACGTGTTCTGGGATTCCGACTTGTGGATGTATCCGGCGCTGCTCGTGATGCATCCTGAAATTGCGAAGTCACTAATTGAATACCGCTTCCGGCGACTGGCACCAGCACGCAACAATGCTTTTGCCCACGGCTACCAAGGTGCTATGTATCCTTGGGAAAGTGCCGATTCGGGCGTGGAGGAAACACCGGTATGGGCCTTGAGCGGCCCCTTTGAGCACCACATTACGGCCGACGTGGCCCTAGCGGCTTGGCAATATTACTGCGTCACGCAAGACAAAGCTTGGTTGCGGGAGAAAGGCTGGCCCATCCTGTCAGCTACCGCCGATTTTTGGGCGAGCCGGGTAGAACGCAATGGTCCCGGTCACTACGACATCAAAAATGTAGTGGCTGCCGACGAGTGGGCCGAGAATGTAGACAACAATGCCTTCACCAACGCGGCTGCTCAAGTAAACCTGCGAAACGCTACAGCTGCCGCTAAGCTTTTGGGCTTGCCTGCCAATCCTGACTGGCAACACGTGGCTCAGAACATCCCCCTGCTGCACTTCCCCGATGGCGTAACTCAGGAACACGCTACCTATAAGGGTGAAGGCATTAAGCAAGGAGACGTGAATCTGTTGGCTTACCCGCTGAACGTAGTGACTGCTTCAGCGCAAATCAAAAAAGATCTAACTTATTACGAGACCCGCGTCCCCAACGAAGGCACCCCCGCCATGACGCAGGCCATTTTTGCCTTACTCTACGCTCGCCTCGGCGACGGCGACAAAGCCCGGCACTTTTTCCAAGACTCTTATCAACCCAACCTGCTGCCACCCTTCCGGGTGATTGCCGAAACCAAAGGCGGCACCAATCCTTATTTCGCGACTGGTGCAGGCGGGGTACTGCAAGCCGTGTTGATGGGTTTCGGCGGGCTCGATATTACACCCAACGGTATCCGGCAAGTCAAAACCAGTTTGCCTAAGGGTTGGCAGTCGGTGAAGATTACCGGCGTTGGTACGCAGCAGAAAACATATTCAGTAACTCGCTAG
- a CDS encoding Gfo/Idh/MocA family protein, which yields MKLRLGMIGGGQGAFIGAVHRLAAALDGMYELTAGAFSSDAEKSRATGVSLGLSADRVYASYQELIEQEKQRPEADRVQVITIVTPNHLHFEPARMALENGFHVVLDKPMTFSLAEAKQLEQVAATSSKKLCLTHTYSGYPMVKEARQLVANATIGKVRKAYVEYPQGWLSNFEEGGDNKQAAWRTDPARSGIAGSMGDIGTHAFNLLEYVTGLQVTQLCADINIVVAGRQLDDDGSVLLKLSNGASAVLTASQIAAGEENNIRIRVYGELGGLEWQQADANTLQVKWLDKPTEIRRTGTGYVSSFAQHNSRTPAGHPEGYLEAFANLYRNFALTLQAELSGEPASPEALDYPSIAEGVRGMAFIESVIASGKSDKKWTDFLV from the coding sequence ATGAAATTACGATTGGGCATGATAGGCGGCGGGCAAGGCGCCTTTATTGGAGCCGTGCACCGTTTAGCCGCCGCCCTCGACGGCATGTATGAATTAACGGCCGGCGCCTTTAGCAGCGACGCCGAAAAATCTCGGGCTACCGGCGTAAGCTTAGGCCTTTCTGCCGACCGAGTATATGCCTCTTACCAGGAACTGATTGAACAAGAAAAGCAGCGTCCCGAAGCTGACCGCGTCCAGGTCATCACCATCGTGACGCCCAACCACCTGCACTTCGAGCCCGCCCGAATGGCCCTCGAAAACGGCTTCCACGTCGTCCTCGACAAGCCGATGACGTTCTCACTTGCCGAGGCGAAACAGCTCGAGCAAGTAGCCGCCACCAGCAGCAAAAAGCTTTGTTTGACCCATACCTACTCCGGCTACCCCATGGTGAAGGAGGCCCGTCAATTAGTTGCCAACGCTACTATTGGCAAGGTCCGGAAGGCGTACGTAGAGTATCCGCAAGGCTGGCTGAGCAACTTCGAGGAAGGTGGCGACAACAAGCAAGCCGCTTGGCGCACCGACCCTGCCCGCAGCGGTATAGCCGGCTCCATGGGCGACATCGGCACGCACGCCTTCAATTTGTTGGAGTACGTAACGGGTCTGCAAGTCACTCAGCTCTGCGCTGACATCAACATTGTGGTAGCCGGCCGCCAACTCGACGATGATGGGTCCGTGCTGCTGAAGCTTTCTAATGGAGCCAGTGCCGTACTTACGGCTTCGCAGATTGCTGCGGGTGAAGAAAACAACATCCGCATCCGGGTGTATGGCGAGCTAGGAGGCCTAGAATGGCAGCAAGCTGATGCTAACACCTTGCAAGTGAAATGGCTGGATAAGCCAACCGAAATTCGGCGGACTGGCACCGGCTACGTTAGCTCGTTTGCGCAGCATAATAGTCGCACACCGGCCGGGCACCCAGAAGGCTACCTCGAAGCGTTTGCCAATCTCTACCGCAATTTTGCTCTTACTTTGCAAGCCGAATTAAGCGGCGAACCTGCCTCGCCCGAAGCCTTAGATTACCCAAGTATTGCTGAAGGCGTGCGGGGTATGGCTTTCATCGAAAGTGTAATTGCCTCGGGTAAATCCGATAAAAAGTGGACTGATTTCCTCGTCTAA
- a CDS encoding GMC oxidoreductase, translating into MEKNTYDAIVIGSGISGGMAAKELTEKGLKTIMLERGRNIEHIKDYVNANKNPWEFPHRGGKTQQMIADYPVLGRDYTLNESNLDYWVNEKESPYTEIKPFDWFRGYHVGGRSLMWGRQSYRLSDYDFEANAKDGIAVDWPIRYKDLAPWYSKVEKFVGISGSKEGLPQLPDGEFMPPMEMNVVEKDVAARIKKNYEHRRMVIGRTANITQNHNNRVSCQYRNKCWLGCQFGAYYSTQSAALPAAVATGNLTLRPFSIVTRILYDKDTKRAKGVEVLDAETNQTYEYYAKVIFLNASALNSAWVLLNSATDIWPGGLGSSSGELGHNLMDHHFRAGARGTAEGYEDKYVYGRRANGIYVPRYRNLFGDKRNYIRGFGYQGSAGREGWAREIPEMNIGGEFKDALTEPGQWGMGLTGFGETLPYHDNQVTLDKTKKDKWGLPVLAIDAHIRDNEQKMRIDMMNDAQEMLEKAGLKNVKTYNGGYNLGGGIHEMGTARMGRDPKTSVLNQHNQVWDAPNVYVTDGAAMTSAACQNPSLTYMALTARAVDHAVGELKKQNV; encoded by the coding sequence ATGGAAAAGAATACATATGATGCCATTGTCATAGGCTCTGGTATATCTGGCGGCATGGCTGCTAAAGAGCTAACCGAGAAAGGCTTGAAAACTATCATGCTGGAGCGGGGGCGCAACATCGAGCATATCAAAGACTACGTAAACGCCAACAAAAACCCGTGGGAGTTTCCGCACCGGGGCGGCAAAACGCAGCAGATGATTGCCGATTACCCGGTGCTCGGCCGCGACTACACCCTCAACGAAAGCAACCTCGATTATTGGGTCAACGAAAAGGAAAGCCCCTACACGGAGATAAAGCCTTTCGACTGGTTCCGGGGCTACCACGTAGGAGGCCGCTCCTTGATGTGGGGCCGGCAGTCGTACCGCCTAAGCGATTACGACTTCGAAGCCAATGCAAAAGATGGTATTGCTGTCGATTGGCCTATACGCTATAAGGATTTAGCACCGTGGTATAGCAAGGTTGAGAAGTTTGTGGGCATTAGCGGATCCAAAGAAGGACTGCCCCAACTGCCCGATGGCGAGTTCATGCCACCGATGGAAATGAACGTCGTGGAGAAGGACGTGGCGGCTCGTATCAAGAAGAACTACGAGCATCGGCGCATGGTGATTGGCCGCACCGCCAACATTACGCAAAACCACAACAACCGTGTAAGCTGCCAGTATCGGAACAAGTGCTGGCTCGGCTGCCAGTTTGGGGCATACTACAGCACTCAATCGGCGGCTCTGCCGGCAGCGGTAGCTACTGGCAACCTCACATTGCGCCCTTTTTCAATTGTTACCCGCATCCTCTACGACAAAGACACCAAGCGGGCCAAAGGCGTAGAGGTGCTCGACGCCGAAACCAACCAGACCTACGAATATTATGCGAAGGTCATTTTTCTGAATGCCTCGGCCCTGAACTCGGCCTGGGTGCTGTTGAACTCGGCTACTGACATCTGGCCAGGCGGCTTAGGTAGCAGCAGCGGAGAGCTAGGTCATAACCTGATGGACCACCACTTCCGGGCTGGGGCTCGTGGCACAGCAGAAGGCTACGAAGACAAATACGTGTACGGGCGCCGGGCCAACGGCATTTATGTGCCGCGCTACCGCAACCTGTTTGGCGATAAGCGCAACTATATCCGCGGATTTGGTTACCAAGGCAGTGCTGGCCGCGAAGGTTGGGCACGCGAAATCCCCGAAATGAATATTGGTGGCGAGTTCAAAGATGCTTTGACCGAGCCCGGTCAGTGGGGCATGGGCCTGACTGGTTTCGGAGAAACCCTCCCTTACCACGACAACCAAGTCACCCTCGACAAAACTAAGAAAGACAAATGGGGCCTCCCAGTTCTCGCAATCGATGCCCACATCCGCGACAACGAGCAGAAAATGCGCATCGACATGATGAATGATGCGCAGGAAATGCTGGAGAAGGCTGGGCTCAAAAACGTGAAGACCTATAACGGCGGCTACAACCTTGGTGGTGGCATTCACGAGATGGGTACTGCTCGCATGGGCCGCGACCCCAAAACGTCGGTGCTCAACCAACACAACCAAGTGTGGGACGCACCGAACGTGTACGTAACTGACGGCGCCGCCATGACGTCGGCTGCCTGCCAGAATCCTTCCCTGACCTATATGGCTCTCACCGCCCGGGCCGTGGATCATGCAGTGGGCGAATTGAAAAAACAGAACGTTTAA
- a CDS encoding gluconate 2-dehydrogenase subunit 3 family protein — MNRRDALARVALIMGSTVIGADYFLTSCSSPAKKDAQTGSEKPVAAAKPKDILNQKQIQLLDEVGETILPATKTPGAKAAQVGSFMAVMVRDCYTPEDQKVFLSGLTQLDNDCKKQYGKTFLECDATQRTAFLTARDKEQRAFTANQRKDDPSRYFRMMKELTLLGYFTSEVGATKALRYLPIPGRYDGDVAYKKGDRAWATT, encoded by the coding sequence ATGAACCGCAGAGACGCCCTCGCTCGAGTTGCCCTTATTATGGGCAGCACCGTAATAGGTGCCGATTACTTCCTGACTAGCTGCAGCTCGCCTGCTAAAAAAGACGCGCAAACAGGTTCTGAAAAGCCTGTAGCAGCCGCGAAACCTAAGGATATACTCAATCAAAAACAGATTCAATTGCTCGATGAGGTAGGCGAAACCATTTTGCCGGCCACCAAAACGCCTGGAGCAAAAGCCGCGCAAGTAGGCAGCTTCATGGCCGTAATGGTTCGGGACTGCTACACGCCTGAAGATCAAAAGGTGTTCCTCAGTGGCCTCACTCAGCTCGACAACGATTGTAAAAAGCAATACGGCAAGACGTTCCTGGAGTGCGATGCCACCCAGCGGACTGCCTTCCTGACGGCGCGCGACAAAGAGCAGAGGGCCTTCACCGCTAACCAGCGTAAAGACGACCCAAGCCGGTATTTCCGGATGATGAAGGAGCTAACGTTGCTAGGCTATTTCACCTCCGAGGTGGGTGCCACCAAAGCGCTGCGCTACTTGCCCATTCCTGGCCGCTACGATGGCGACGTGGCATACAAAAAAGGCGACCGCGCTTGGGCTACTACTTAA
- a CDS encoding sugar phosphate isomerase/epimerase family protein, producing the protein MKTIQGPAIFLAQFIGDEPPFNSLESICAWAASLGYKGVQIPTTDARFIDLQKAAESKTYADEISGIVQAAGLQITELSTHLQGQLVAVNPAYDQLFDGFAPETYRNNPSARQQWAVQQLHYAAKASQNLGLNAHATFSGALLWPMVYPWPQRPAGLVDTGFTELARRWTPILNAFDECGVDLCYEVHAGEDLHDGVTYEMFLDKVNHHPRACLLYDPSHFILQCLDYLEYIDLYHERIKMFHVKDAEFNPSGRQGVYGGYQSWLDRAGRFRSLGDGQVDFKAIFSKLAAYDFPGWAVLEWECAIKHPEDGAREGAPFIKDHIIRVTDKAFDDFAGTGTDANFNKTLLGL; encoded by the coding sequence ATGAAAACCATTCAGGGACCCGCCATTTTCCTGGCTCAATTCATCGGCGACGAGCCGCCCTTCAATAGCCTGGAATCAATCTGCGCCTGGGCCGCTAGCCTTGGCTACAAAGGGGTTCAAATACCTACCACCGACGCGCGCTTCATCGATCTGCAAAAGGCTGCTGAAAGCAAAACCTACGCCGACGAAATCTCTGGCATTGTGCAGGCAGCAGGGCTGCAAATCACCGAGCTTTCCACGCACTTGCAAGGTCAGCTTGTGGCCGTGAATCCCGCTTACGATCAGCTATTTGATGGCTTCGCGCCAGAAACCTACCGCAACAATCCTTCTGCTAGGCAGCAATGGGCCGTGCAGCAGTTGCACTACGCCGCTAAAGCCTCGCAGAATCTAGGTCTTAATGCGCACGCTACGTTTAGTGGAGCTCTGCTCTGGCCCATGGTATACCCTTGGCCCCAGCGCCCGGCTGGGTTGGTGGACACGGGTTTCACGGAGCTTGCACGCCGCTGGACGCCTATTCTTAATGCTTTCGACGAGTGCGGCGTGGATTTGTGCTATGAAGTGCACGCCGGCGAAGACTTGCACGACGGTGTGACCTACGAGATGTTTCTCGACAAAGTCAACCACCACCCGCGTGCGTGCCTGCTCTACGACCCCTCGCACTTCATACTTCAGTGCCTTGACTACCTAGAGTACATCGACCTCTACCACGAGCGCATCAAGATGTTTCACGTCAAGGATGCCGAATTCAACCCAAGCGGCCGACAAGGCGTGTATGGAGGTTACCAGAGCTGGCTCGACCGTGCTGGTCGCTTCCGCTCCCTTGGCGATGGACAAGTAGATTTCAAAGCCATCTTCAGCAAGCTCGCCGCCTACGACTTCCCTGGTTGGGCAGTACTAGAATGGGAGTGCGCCATAAAGCACCCTGAAGACGGTGCGCGCGAAGGCGCTCCGTTCATCAAAGACCACATCATCCGTGTCACTGACAAAGCCTTCGACGATTTTGCGGGTACGGGCACCGATGCCAATTTCAACAAAACCCTGCTAGGGCTATAA